A single Ferrovibrio sp. MS7 DNA region contains:
- a CDS encoding ABC-F family ATP-binding cassette domain-containing protein — MIRLDNISKQHGHQILFIDASMGLQKGEKAGLVGPNGAGKSTLFRMIAGEEKPDDGQVSIDTGMTIGYFNQNVGEMSGQSAVAAVMDGVGPVSALAAEMAELEAAMVDPGRADEMDAIIERYGEVQGRFQELDGYALEAKAREVLAGLSFSQERMDGDVGLLSGGWKMRVALGRILLMRPDAMLLDEPSNHLDLESLIWLEAFLKNYDGALLMTSHDREFMNRIVGKIVEIDGGTLTTYSGNYDFYDQQRALNEKQRQAQFERQQAMLAKEIKFIERFKARASHAAQVQSRVKKLDKIERVEPPRRRQAVQFEFRSPPRSGEDVASFKNVHKGYGSHSIYAGLDFQVRRMERWCVLGANGAGKSTLLKMIAGDTVPDQGTVSLGSSVKMGYFAQHSMDLLDGDDTVFETLDKSFPQVGQGTLRTLAGCFGFSGDDIDKTCRVLSGGEKARLVMAKMLFDPPNFLVLDEPTNHLDMATKEMLVAALSAFEGTMLFVSHDRHFLAALSNRVLELTPEGVHQFTGGYTEYVERTGQEAPGLHPGG, encoded by the coding sequence ATGATTCGCCTCGATAACATCAGCAAGCAGCACGGCCACCAGATTCTGTTCATCGATGCCTCGATGGGCCTTCAGAAGGGCGAGAAAGCCGGGCTGGTCGGGCCGAACGGTGCCGGCAAGTCCACGCTGTTCCGCATGATCGCCGGCGAGGAGAAGCCCGACGACGGCCAGGTCTCCATCGATACCGGCATGACGATTGGCTATTTCAATCAGAATGTCGGTGAGATGTCGGGCCAGAGCGCGGTGGCGGCGGTGATGGATGGCGTCGGCCCGGTGAGCGCGCTGGCCGCCGAGATGGCCGAGCTTGAGGCGGCGATGGTCGACCCGGGCCGTGCCGATGAGATGGATGCCATCATCGAACGCTATGGCGAGGTGCAGGGCCGCTTTCAGGAACTGGATGGCTATGCCCTGGAAGCCAAGGCGCGCGAGGTGCTGGCGGGCCTGAGCTTCAGCCAGGAACGCATGGATGGCGATGTCGGGCTTTTATCCGGCGGCTGGAAGATGCGCGTGGCGCTTGGCCGCATCCTGCTGATGCGGCCCGATGCCATGCTGCTGGATGAGCCGAGCAACCATCTCGATCTCGAAAGCCTGATCTGGCTCGAAGCCTTTCTGAAGAATTACGACGGCGCGCTGCTGATGACCTCGCATGACCGCGAGTTCATGAACCGCATTGTCGGCAAGATCGTCGAGATCGACGGCGGCACGCTCACCACCTATTCCGGCAATTATGATTTCTACGACCAGCAGCGGGCGCTGAACGAGAAGCAGCGCCAGGCGCAGTTCGAGCGGCAGCAGGCGATGCTGGCCAAGGAAATCAAGTTCATCGAACGCTTCAAGGCGCGCGCTTCCCATGCCGCCCAGGTGCAGAGCCGGGTGAAGAAGCTCGATAAGATCGAACGCGTCGAACCGCCGCGGCGGCGCCAGGCGGTGCAGTTTGAATTCCGCTCCCCACCGCGCTCGGGCGAGGATGTGGCGAGCTTCAAGAATGTGCATAAGGGCTATGGCAGCCACTCGATCTATGCCGGGCTGGATTTCCAGGTCCGCCGCATGGAACGCTGGTGCGTGCTGGGGGCCAATGGCGCCGGCAAATCGACGCTGTTGAAGATGATCGCCGGCGATACCGTGCCGGACCAGGGCACAGTCAGCCTCGGCAGCAGCGTGAAGATGGGCTATTTCGCCCAGCATTCCATGGACCTGCTGGACGGCGACGACACGGTGTTTGAAACGCTTGATAAGTCATTCCCGCAGGTAGGGCAGGGCACATTGCGCACGCTGGCCGGCTGCTTCGGCTTTTCGGGTGACGACATCGACAAGACCTGCCGCGTGCTCTCAGGCGGCGAGAAGGCGCGGCTGGTGATGGCCAAGATGCTGTTCGACCCGCCGAATTTCCTGGTGCTCGACGAGCCGACCAACCATCTCGACATGGCGACCAAGGAAATGCTGGTGGCGGCGCTCTCGGCCTTCGAGGGCACCATGCTGTTCGTGTCGCATGACCGCCACTTCCTCGCCGCGCTTTCCAACCGCGTGCTGGAACTGACGCCCGAAGGCGTGCACCAGTTCACCGGCGGCTATACCGAATATGTCGAACGCACCGGCCAGGAAGCGCCGGGGCTGCATCCGGGCGGATAG
- a CDS encoding NAD-dependent epimerase/dehydratase family protein gives MQLSAQPVTASRTAFVTGGSGFVGSRLISLLVSRGWQVRALARSPAAIAAVQRVGAMPVQGDMTDAQALRFGMEGCAVVFHAAAHFKLWGPRSVFDRINVEGTRALVEAAIATRGLRRVIAVSAAAVVMGDPEPMLEADESLPLQTRAFAPYSSSKAEGERLLLAANGRRPGFETIAIRPPFIWGADMPTLDHMVETVRAGRFQWVGGGGQAMSTCHVDNLCEALLLAADHGRGGEAYFVSDGENGTLKGVISALLATRDIVPKDRAVPFRLAWIMAGIMGAAWRMLGRGGEPPITRQMLRLIGKSFTISIAKARADLGYQPRVSFAEGISAMGRGSHSGQAATGLAPSIPMPAAS, from the coding sequence ATGCAACTCAGTGCCCAGCCTGTCACGGCATCACGAACCGCCTTCGTCACCGGTGGCTCAGGCTTCGTCGGCTCCCGCCTGATCTCACTGCTTGTCAGCCGTGGCTGGCAGGTCAGGGCGCTGGCGCGCAGTCCGGCTGCAATCGCCGCCGTGCAGCGGGTCGGTGCCATGCCGGTCCAGGGCGATATGACCGACGCCCAGGCCCTGCGCTTCGGCATGGAGGGCTGCGCTGTCGTCTTCCACGCCGCCGCGCATTTCAAACTCTGGGGTCCGCGCAGCGTTTTCGACCGTATCAATGTCGAGGGCACCCGCGCGCTGGTGGAAGCTGCGATCGCGACCCGTGGCTTGCGCCGGGTTATTGCCGTCAGTGCGGCGGCGGTGGTGATGGGCGACCCGGAACCGATGCTTGAGGCGGATGAGAGCCTGCCGCTCCAGACCCGCGCCTTCGCGCCTTATTCATCCTCGAAGGCCGAAGGCGAGCGTTTGCTGCTGGCAGCCAATGGCCGCCGTCCTGGCTTCGAGACCATCGCCATCCGCCCGCCCTTTATCTGGGGTGCCGATATGCCGACCCTCGACCACATGGTCGAAACCGTGCGGGCTGGCCGCTTCCAGTGGGTCGGCGGCGGCGGTCAGGCCATGTCCACCTGTCATGTCGATAATCTCTGCGAGGCATTGCTGCTGGCCGCCGACCATGGTCGCGGCGGCGAAGCCTACTTCGTGTCTGACGGCGAGAACGGCACGCTGAAGGGCGTCATCTCAGCGCTGCTGGCCACGCGCGATATCGTGCCGAAGGACCGGGCCGTGCCGTTCCGCCTGGCCTGGATCATGGCCGGCATCATGGGTGCGGCCTGGCGCATGCTGGGGCGCGGCGGCGAGCCACCGATCACGCGCCAGATGCTACGCCTGATTGGCAAGTCCTTCACCATCAGCATTGCCAAGGCACGCGCCGACCTTGGCTATCAGCCGCGCGTGAGCTTCGCCGAGGGGATCTCGGCCATGGGGCGCGGCAGCCATTCCGGGCAGGCGGCGACCGGTCTGGCGCCTTCGATACCGATGCCAGCCGCATCCTGA
- a CDS encoding TetR/AcrR family transcriptional regulator, which produces MEMPALTAGEDPSFRGQILEAARAQLRRFGAAKTNVVDIARALGTSHTTIYRHFRSKADIFDAVVAEAMRDEEEAARRFVHVDGPAAERLEAMVLALHARKRERFAGDPEVYQLYRRIVEERPDIIAAYARAMTALIAEIIADGVKRREFKVDDVAAAAGVVRDAVTVFVHPAHVEAAVKAGLPVETMASNVIRSLIAAFGTGMQYRQASPES; this is translated from the coding sequence ATGGAAATGCCCGCCCTCACCGCTGGCGAAGACCCCTCGTTCCGAGGCCAGATTCTCGAGGCTGCTCGCGCTCAGTTGCGGCGGTTCGGCGCCGCGAAGACCAATGTCGTCGATATCGCCCGCGCGCTCGGGACGTCGCATACCACGATCTATCGTCACTTCCGCTCGAAGGCGGACATCTTCGATGCCGTGGTCGCGGAAGCCATGCGCGACGAAGAGGAAGCGGCACGCCGTTTCGTGCATGTGGATGGGCCGGCGGCCGAACGGCTTGAGGCCATGGTGCTGGCCCTGCACGCCCGCAAGCGCGAGCGTTTCGCCGGCGACCCGGAGGTCTACCAGCTCTATCGGCGCATCGTTGAGGAACGGCCAGACATCATAGCCGCCTATGCCCGCGCGATGACAGCGCTCATCGCCGAGATCATTGCAGACGGCGTCAAGCGGCGGGAGTTCAAGGTCGATGACGTCGCGGCCGCGGCCGGCGTGGTGCGGGATGCCGTCACCGTCTTCGTGCATCCGGCGCATGTCGAGGCAGCCGTAAAGGCGGGTCTGCCGGTCGAGACGATGGCAAGTAATGTGATCCGCAGCCTAATCGCCGCCTTCGGCACCGGCATGCAATACCGGCAGGCTAGCCCGGAAAGCTAA
- the guaA gene encoding glutamine-hydrolyzing GMP synthase, with product MAERILIVDFGSQVTQLIARRVREAGVYCEIVPFQKAEEALKAESPHGVLKGVILSGSPASTIEGDSPRAPAMLFGMNLPVFGICYGEQTICAQMGGQVEAGHHREFGRAFIEIKETCALFEGIWGQGEKHQVWMSHGDRVTRIPDGFRVVATSEGAPFAAIANDERRIYGVQFHPEVVHTPDGAKLLRNFVRNVAGCQGEWTMKAYRQEAIEKIRAQVGKGRVICGLSGGVDSSVAAVLIHEAIGDQLTCVFVDHGLLRKNEADEVVTLFREHYNIPLVHSDASDLFLSKLAGITDPEVKRKTIGGLFIDVFEAEAKKIGGAEFLAQGTLYPDVIESVSFHGGPSVTIKSHHNVGGLPARMNMKLVEPLRELFKDEVRALGRELGLPETLVGRHPFPGPGLAIRIPGDITKEKLDLLRNIDAVYIDEIRKAGLYDTIWQAFAVLLPVRTVGVMGDGRTYDQACALRAVTSTDGMTADYFPFPHEFLGRVATRIINEVRGVNRVTYDITSKPPGTIEWE from the coding sequence ATGGCTGAGCGTATTCTTATTGTCGATTTCGGTTCCCAGGTTACCCAGTTGATCGCGCGCCGGGTGCGCGAGGCCGGCGTTTATTGCGAGATCGTGCCGTTCCAGAAGGCGGAAGAGGCGCTGAAGGCCGAAAGTCCGCATGGCGTGCTGAAGGGCGTCATCCTTTCCGGCTCGCCAGCCTCCACCATTGAAGGCGATTCCCCGCGCGCCCCGGCGATGCTGTTCGGCATGAACCTGCCGGTCTTCGGCATCTGCTATGGCGAGCAGACCATCTGCGCCCAGATGGGCGGCCAGGTGGAAGCCGGCCATCACCGCGAATTCGGCCGCGCCTTCATCGAGATCAAGGAAACCTGCGCGCTGTTCGAGGGCATCTGGGGCCAGGGCGAGAAGCATCAGGTATGGATGAGCCATGGCGACCGCGTGACGCGCATCCCCGATGGCTTCCGCGTCGTCGCCACCAGCGAGGGCGCGCCTTTCGCGGCCATCGCCAATGACGAGCGCCGCATCTACGGCGTGCAGTTCCACCCGGAAGTGGTGCATACCCCCGATGGCGCCAAGCTGCTGCGCAATTTCGTGCGCAATGTCGCCGGCTGCCAGGGCGAATGGACCATGAAGGCCTATCGCCAGGAAGCCATCGAGAAGATCCGTGCCCAGGTCGGCAAGGGCAGGGTGATCTGCGGCCTTTCCGGCGGTGTCGATTCTTCCGTGGCCGCCGTGCTGATCCATGAAGCCATCGGCGATCAGCTTACCTGCGTCTTTGTCGATCACGGCCTGCTGCGCAAGAACGAGGCCGACGAGGTCGTCACCCTGTTCCGCGAGCATTACAATATCCCGCTGGTGCATAGCGACGCGTCTGACCTGTTCCTCAGCAAGCTTGCCGGCATCACCGATCCGGAAGTGAAGCGCAAGACCATCGGCGGCCTGTTCATCGATGTGTTCGAGGCGGAGGCCAAGAAGATCGGCGGCGCCGAATTCCTGGCGCAAGGCACGCTCTATCCGGATGTGATCGAAAGCGTCAGCTTCCATGGCGGCCCCAGCGTCACCATCAAGTCGCATCACAATGTCGGTGGCCTGCCGGCACGCATGAACATGAAGCTGGTCGAGCCGCTGCGCGAACTCTTCAAGGATGAAGTCCGCGCCTTGGGCCGCGAACTCGGCCTGCCGGAAACGCTGGTGGGGCGCCATCCTTTCCCCGGTCCGGGCCTCGCCATCCGTATTCCGGGCGATATCACCAAGGAAAAGCTCGACCTGCTGCGCAACATCGATGCGGTCTATATCGATGAAATCCGCAAGGCGGGGCTTTACGACACCATCTGGCAGGCTTTTGCCGTGCTGCTGCCGGTCCGCACCGTTGGCGTGATGGGCGATGGCCGCACCTATGATCAGGCCTGCGCGCTGCGCGCCGTCACCTCGACGGATGGCATGACGGCGGATTACTTCCCGTTCCCGCACGAATTCCTCGGCCGCGTCGCCACCCGCATCATCAACGAAGTGCGTGGCGTCAACCGCGTCACCTACGACATCACGTCGAAGCCGCCCGGCACGATTGAGTGGGAGTGA
- a CDS encoding tetratricopeptide repeat protein, protein MRRISRLTSAATLAVALGLAMPVLAMGPSPSAPTEAAKPVDPNFTEGKKAIDRKDWAAAVPLFQAVVAKDAKNADAFNWLGYAQRNNGDYTAAFAAYNEALKIDPRHKGAHEYIGEAYLKVNDLAKAEEHLKRLDSLCAFGCAEYTELKNKIAAYKAAKPS, encoded by the coding sequence ATGCGCCGCATTTCCCGTCTTACCTCCGCTGCCACTCTGGCTGTTGCCTTGGGCCTTGCCATGCCCGTGCTCGCCATGGGCCCCAGCCCCAGCGCGCCGACCGAAGCCGCCAAGCCGGTCGATCCGAATTTCACCGAAGGCAAGAAAGCCATCGACCGCAAGGACTGGGCCGCCGCCGTGCCGCTGTTCCAGGCTGTGGTGGCGAAGGATGCCAAGAATGCCGATGCCTTCAACTGGCTTGGCTATGCCCAGCGCAACAATGGCGACTATACCGCCGCCTTCGCCGCCTATAACGAGGCGCTGAAGATCGATCCGCGCCACAAGGGCGCCCATGAATATATCGGCGAGGCCTATCTCAAGGTGAACGACCTGGCCAAGGCGGAAGAGCATTTGAAGCGGCTCGACAGCCTGTGTGCCTTCGGCTGCGCCGAATATACCGAACTGAAGAACAAGATCGCTGCCTACAAGGCAGCCAAACCGAGCTGA
- a CDS encoding RsmB/NOP family class I SAM-dependent RNA methyltransferase, which yields MTPAARLAASIEILGGVLGSNQAADRLLLDWQRKNRYAGAKDRRAIAEAVYTALREQGMRRWRLQQAEAPLTPRLFAMADPAISPEQWQALCDSSKYAPQQLSDDEIAALQRLPANDAAPLWARVNLPPELTALCEARFGSEAEAELKALNGRAPLDLRVNTLKTNRDEMLRQLQAEGIEAAPTTLSPLGIRLQQQVRLEQHPLYLDGLIEPQDEAAQIAALLLGARPGETVIDLCAGAGGKTLALAAQMKNRGRLVAADHDFRRLNRLKPRLARAGIGIVETAAAEKLPALLEAMEGQADRVFLDVPCTGSGTWRRNPETRWRFGPAALDDLQAAQRGLLAQGVKLLKPGGRLVYATCSILPPENDAPVDDILAHGEVTPIPLAQAWEEGLSTACPLAGDRLALTPLRHGTDGFFAAVLQRRG from the coding sequence AATCCTCGGCGGCGTGCTGGGCTCGAATCAGGCGGCGGACCGCCTGCTGTTGGATTGGCAGCGCAAGAACCGCTATGCCGGCGCCAAGGATCGCCGCGCCATCGCGGAAGCCGTGTATACCGCCCTGCGCGAGCAGGGCATGCGGCGCTGGCGCTTGCAGCAGGCCGAGGCGCCGCTGACGCCACGCCTTTTCGCCATGGCCGATCCCGCCATATCGCCGGAACAATGGCAGGCGCTGTGCGACAGTTCGAAATACGCGCCGCAGCAATTGAGCGACGACGAGATCGCCGCTTTGCAACGCCTGCCGGCCAATGATGCCGCACCGCTCTGGGCGCGGGTCAACCTGCCGCCGGAACTCACCGCGCTCTGCGAGGCACGTTTCGGCTCTGAAGCGGAAGCCGAACTCAAGGCCTTGAATGGCCGCGCGCCGCTGGACTTGCGCGTCAACACGCTCAAGACCAACCGCGATGAAATGCTGCGGCAGTTGCAGGCGGAAGGTATCGAAGCCGCGCCGACGACGCTGTCGCCGCTCGGCATCCGGCTGCAGCAGCAGGTGCGGCTGGAGCAGCACCCGCTCTACCTCGATGGCCTGATCGAACCGCAGGACGAGGCGGCGCAGATCGCCGCGCTGCTGCTTGGCGCCAGGCCCGGCGAAACCGTGATCGACCTCTGCGCCGGGGCTGGCGGCAAGACCTTGGCACTGGCGGCGCAGATGAAGAATCGCGGCCGGCTGGTGGCTGCCGACCATGATTTCCGCCGCCTCAACCGGCTGAAACCCCGCCTGGCGCGGGCCGGCATCGGTATTGTCGAGACGGCGGCGGCGGAAAAGCTGCCGGCTCTGCTGGAAGCCATGGAGGGGCAGGCGGACCGGGTATTCCTGGACGTGCCCTGCACGGGCAGCGGCACCTGGCGGCGCAACCCGGAAACCCGCTGGCGCTTCGGCCCGGCGGCGCTCGACGACCTGCAGGCGGCGCAGCGCGGCCTGCTGGCACAAGGGGTGAAGCTGCTCAAGCCGGGCGGGCGGCTGGTCTATGCCACCTGCTCGATCCTGCCGCCGGAGAATGACGCTCCCGTGGACGACATCCTGGCTCACGGCGAAGTGACGCCGATTCCCCTGGCGCAGGCCTGGGAGGAAGGCTTATCCACAGCCTGTCCCCTGGCCGGCGACCGTCTGGCGCTGACCCCGTTGCGGCATGGTACGGATGGCTTTTTCGCCGCCGTGCTGCAGCGGCGCGGCTGA